In one Babylonia areolata isolate BAREFJ2019XMU chromosome 12, ASM4173473v1, whole genome shotgun sequence genomic region, the following are encoded:
- the LOC143288549 gene encoding zinc finger HIT domain-containing protein 3-like, which yields MACVECGSEAPKYKCPVCLSKYCSVACCKAHKAKECTTAKKEEKAKEPDQNTAETSRLELLDELEDSEDFVHPDKLALLGESEEVKSLLYNPHLQSMLVDLVHSGQPARDMAIAMHEPLFRELADACLLVVENDDGDRDRKVAAS from the exons ATGGCTTGTGTGGAGTGTGGCAGCGAGGCACCAAAATACAAGTGTCCAGTTTGTTTATCGAAGTA TTGTTCTGTAGCCTGCTGTAAAGCGCACAAAG ccaaaGAATGCACAACagccaagaaagaagaaaaggccaAAGAACCTGATCAGAACACAGCAG AAACTTCAAGACTGGAACTGTTGGACGAACTGGAGGACAGTGAAGACTTTGTGCACCCAGACAAACTTGCCCTGCTTG GTGAGAGTGAAGAGGTGAAGTCGTTGCTGTACAACCCCCACCTGCAGTCCATGCTGGTGGACCTGGTGCACAGCGGTCAGCCGGCCAGAGACATGGCCATCGCTATGCACGAACCTCTCTTCCGTGAGCTGGCCGACGCCTGCCTCTTGGTCGTGGAGAACgacgacggag